From Ammoniphilus oxalaticus:
ATTTAAAAAATCTTGAGGAAATATTTGCGCTCCTTCGCGAGTTCAATCAGACAGCAACTGTTTACCATATCGGTTTATATGATCCTTTTTTTGAACTTGAAAGCGGACCAATCACCTCAAAATTTGTGCGGGACTGGAATTATCAAAGCGCTGAAATCGCAGCCAAATTCCCAAAGATAGTCGCAGTTCCGACTTACGATTTGTTTGAATTAGGAGTCACCGATTATTTGTACTCGGATCAATTTCATCCCAACGATCTCGGCTACCAGTTAATTGCGGAACGGCTTGTTTCTTTAATTCAGCGTGACGGAGGCGGGGGTGAACGAGATGAGTGAAATCACGTTGTCTGTAAATAATTTGCGCAAATCGATTGGTAAAAAGGAAATTATTAGAGGTATTAGTTTTGAGTTAATGAAGGGAGAAGTGTTTGGTTTTCTTGGACCGAATGGAGCAGGAAAGACAACAACCATCCGAATGCTTGTTGGTCTAATTCGACCCACTTCAGGTCAGATTCAAATTTGCGGTTTCGATCTGAAGCGCGATTTTGTCAAGGCGATGGGTCGGATTGGCTGCATCGTAGAAAATCCTGAACTTTATCCATATATTTCAGGAATCGAAAATCTACGTCATTTCGCGCGCATGATTCCTGGTTTGCCACGTTCACGTCCAGAAGAAATGATCGAATTAGTCGGATTGCAAAATCGCAGCGATGATTTAGTTAAGACATACTCGCTCGGCATGAAGCAACGATTAGGCATTGCTCAAGCATTACTTGGTCGACCAAGTGTTTTAATTTTAGATGAACCGACAAATGGGCTCGATCCTGCCGGGATCCGAGAAATGAGACAATTTATTCAAGATCTTGCGAAACGGGAAGGCTTGACCGTGCTTGTCTCTACCCATCTTTTATCTGAGGCGCAGGCGTTGTGTGACCGTATTGCGATTATGGCTAAGGGCGAACTCATTCATGTCGGGACCGCCGATTCGTTGTTAGCCGAACAACAAAAAATAGTCTGGCGTTTGCAGCCGATAGAAACAGGATTTGCGATGTTAAGCGAGTGGACAGAGGCAAAGCGAGATGGAGAATTCGTGGTCACGGCTTATGAGGAACAACACGTCTCACTTTGGAATCAACGACTTGTCGCTGCTGGGGTAGAGGTGCTGGAAATGAGCAGAAAACTCCCTTCTCTCGAAGATTTATTTTTAGAGTTGACGGAAGAAGGGGGAACCGCGATTGAATAACTTGGTTTATAACGAAATGGTCAAATTGTTAGGTAAAAAGCGATTGTTGGCCGTTCTATTGATGATCGCTATTTTAATTCCTTTGTTCACCTATGCCCAGTTTAAAACGGCGCAAACGATTGAGGAAAAACTAGGGACAACCGATTGGCGGGCCTCGCTGCAACAACAAATTATTGATGCTCAAAATCGATTAAGCAGTAGCAGGCTATCCGATGAATGGAGAGAAGCGCTGCAAATTCGGCTTGCCCAACAACAATATTACTTAGAACACAATATTAACCCGTCAACCCCGGGGGCGCCGACTTTCATTCGTCTATTTCTAGAAAACTCGATTAGTTTGATGCTTCCTTTGTTCGTTATGGTCGTTACGGTAGATCTAATCTCCTCTGAATATAGCGGTGGGACGATCAAACTTTTACTGACGAGACCTGTTCAACGTTGGAAAGTGCTATTGAGCAAAGTTTTCGTTATGATCCTCTCGATCTCATTAATCTTGTTGGCGATTGTCTGTTTAGCCTACGTAATCTCTGGGCTGGTGTTTGGTTATGGGGGATGGAACATGCCGTTGTTGACTGGCTTTGTTGCGGAAGGAGCAGATTTGAATACGAGTCAAGTACATCTGATTCCGCAGTGGCGCTACATTCTCATGGTTCTCGGTTTAGCTTGGTTTGTTTGCCTCGTCGTAGGCTCTCTGTCGTTTATGCTGTCTGTGCTAGTAAAAAGCGCGGCGACAGGAATGGGTATCATGCTCGCCGCGTTGATCTCGGGGGTGATTTTACGGAACATGGTTTCATCTTGGGAATCAGCCAAATACTTGTTTATGGTTAACTTGGAGTTGACCGGCTATTTGAGCGGTTCGCCGCCACCGATACAGGGCATGACACTCGGCTTTTCGTTATCCGTGTTAGCGGCATGGGGAACCCTCGCAACCTTTGTTTCGTTTTGGGTGTTTACGCAACGAGATGTTTATTAAAAAGGTTTGAACCGGTTGTGAGGCCCCTCATCATGACGTGTCATCCTCGAAAAATCAGTTTCGCGTGTCCTGACGGCCTTCGCATCGCCTGTTCTCCAGCATTACGCTTCCACGATTACGACTACGACCTCGACCACGATAATTTCCGCTCCCACGCTTCTCTTTTACAAACGGACAGAAAAAAAGGGGTGTCCTTCTGGACAACCCCTTTTTACCTTATTTAGAAATTTCCTCGATGAGTGTCGTGTCTACGAGTCCGTCCAACTTTGGCGGCTCTTGGATAAATTTAAGATCATAGGACGCGTCTGCCCATTCTTGTAAAGCTTCGCTGTGAACTTCGGAAGTAAACTTCATGCGCTCCCATGATTTCGTTAATACTGACTCTGGCAATCTTTTTTGCGTTAATTCGTAGAGTGTGTCGTTAATCGCGGTAATTGAATCATCTCTATTTTCGTTAACAAATTTGATTGCCTCCGTATGGGCTTTTAAAAAGTTTTTCACTAGTTCAGGGTTTTTCTCGACAAACGCCTTGGAACTAACTAATACAACGCTCGGCAGTGTTTCGCCCCAGGCAACCTCATCCCACTCAACGATGATCGATGCGTTTGCAGTTTCTACAAGATATGTTCCCCATGGTTCAGGCAAAGCAGCGGCGTCCATTTGCTCCGATTCAAATAGAGCTTCGACGGTAGCGGGTGGTTGTTTTTGGTGGATAACATCGCCGCCAATTCGATTGGTTGTTAGGCCGATATCAAGCATCATTTTTTCTAATTGGACGTCGTGTGTGCAACCAATTCCAGGTGTGCAGAACGATTTGCCGCTAAGGTCCGCTACTTGTTCGATTCCTGATCCCTCGCGAGCGACGATCAGTGTTGCCCCATTAGCCGCGGAGGCAAGGATGACAACGTCATTACCTGCCATGAAACGACTAATAGCGGGACCAGGACCGACATATCCAATGTCTAGATTTCCACTGTTTAAAGCGTCCATAAAGTTATTTCCGTCTGGAAATGGTTCTGTTTTAATCTCGACTCCATCTAAATGTTTAGCAAAGATATCTTTCTTTAAACCTACAATCGCGGGGGCGTGGTCAAGGTTAGGGAAATACCCCATTGTAATTTTTTTCGTCTCAGCATCTCCGTCTTCTGAAGGTTGTCCGCCGCCGTCGCTTCCGCAACCGGCCAAGGCAAGCCCGCTAAATAAAACTCCTGCCAATAATCCTAATTTCCATCTCTTCATTGATTTCTCTCCTTTAATTTTATGCCGCTTTTTCTAAACCCCAACGGGTGAGCACTTTTTTCTCGGTTGGTTGAAAAACAAGATTGTCTATAATCGAGCCGATGACAGCAATGACGACCATCAAGGCCACAACCAGATTCATATTGCCTAGGTCACGACTAAACATCAGCGTGTAGCCGAGTCCTGGTCCGGGACCGATCAATTCTCCCGCCATTAACGCCCGCCAGGAAAACGCCCAAGATAAGCGTAACCCTGTGATCGCATACGGGATCGAAGCGGGAATCATCACCCTACGAAACAAATCGAACCCGGAAGAGCCCATCGTTTTTGCGGCCTTAATGAGAATAGGCTCCACGTTTTTAAAGCCCATTCGCATGTTCATAATCATTGGCCACATGCCACCTAGAATGACAACAAAGATAATTGCCCCTTCTGAAAATTTAAACCAAGTTAACGCTAACGGAAGCCAGACGATACTTGGGATTGTCTGTAAGGCTGTAACTAATGAACCAAGCGTCTCGTCTGCCGTTTTATATTTTGCAAGCAAGACTCCAATCAATGTTCCTAAAATGACGGCGAACAGCAAACCGATAAACAATCTTTTTAAACTGTTTAGTGTCGCAAAGATTAATGTTCCTTCCGTAAACCCGATGACAAGCGCGTTTGCTACGCCGACAGGACCGGGGAACATCGTTTTTGGCCAAATATTTAATTGAAAGATGACCTCCCATAAAACAAGCAGTGAGCCAAAGAAGATAAATCGTTTAAGCGCTGTATTCATAGCCCAACTCCTCTTTCATCACTTTTGTGATTTCCCCTTCTAGATGTTGCATGATGTCGGCCTCCAATTGGATAAATTCAGGATGATTTGCAGGCCTAGGGCGGGCGATTCGAACGTCAAATTGTTTTATGATGCGACCAGGTCTTGTGCCCATTAGCAAGATACGGTCTGACAGTAAAATGGATTCGCGAATATTATGAGTAATAAATAAGATCGTTTTTTTCGTCTTCATCCAAATATCTTGCAATTCTTTATGCATCATCATTCGCGTTTGCTCGTCTAGCGCGCCGAATGGTTCATCCATTAGCAATACTTTGGGATCAATGGCCAATGCCCTCGCAATCGAGACACGTTGTCTCATTCCGCCCGAAAGTTCATGCGGATAAGCGTTAGCAAAGCGACTTAAGTGAACCAACTTCAAGTGGTCTATCGCAATCTGGCGGGCTTCCGCTTTGTTTAAGCTTTTTAAGCCAAACATGACATTTTCGAGGACGGTCAACCATGGCATTAGGGCGGCTTCTTGAAAAACAAAGCCGCGATCAGGACCTGGTTCGGTGATCGGCTGCCCATTCATTCGCGCGTGACCATGTGTCGGAGCGTCGAGTCCGCCGATAATGTGTAGGAGGGTCGATTTCCCGCATCCAGATGGTCCTAGGATAGAAACGAATTCCCCCTCGTTTACTTCAAATTGTAAATTTTCAAATACAGTATAAGCATCTTTTCCCTTTTGCGGAAAAGACTTGGTTACTCCATCAACAGATAAAAACATCGTTATCCCCCAATTCATATTAAACAACTAGGAATTAATGAGTTTAGTATAGAATGGGTTTGAAAGATTGTCAATGCTTTTTATAAAATTTATGTATGCGATAGGGGATTATCGCCTAAAAGTAAAAAAAGCCGATGAGAAAGGTTGGGGTTCTCATCGGCGCTATTTTTATTATTATTGTCGATTTGATAGCTCCGTAAGGCCTATTATTTTTAGAGCTTGAAGTTCTTCAGGTGTCAAGCGAGACATCATTTCAGCTTGGATTGCTTTCTTTTCTTCCGCTGTTCCATTTTGCGCTTTGGACGCGAATCTTGCTAACTCACTCATTGAAAATTTCGTCAGTAGAAACGAGAGAGCTTCTTCTTTTGAAGAAAAAGAAAGTTTGGCAGCAGAGTCGTTAGCCGAATGATCCTGAGTGGCGGGGGAATCATTTGCTAGCCCTTGCCCAGTCGATTGCTCCGATCCATGCTCGCCAATTTGTTCTCTAATTGCCTGCTGAATGTCGTTATCTTGCAATAATTTGTCTACTTCACTTTGCGATAAAACTTGATCGATCATTTTATCGGACAGGTAGTTTATTCCAAACTTATAACCGCCGACACCCATTGCGGCAACGACAATGAGGATCGCTATCCATTTTTTCATGGGCTCACATCCTTACATCTATCGTTATTTTGAATTTCGTTCAGGCGTTAGTGTCGCCTCTCCCGTGACATAAATTGTTTTTTGATTGTCATAGATGACATAACCGGGTTTGGCGCCGCTCGGTTTTCGCACATGCCTAACGAAAGTATAATCAACTGGGATTTGGGTAGAACCACGGGCCTTACTAAAGTAGGCGGCAAGCGTAGCGGCTTCCAACAACGTTTGTTCAGAAAATTCGTCCGCTCGAATGACCACGTGAGAACCCGGTAGATCTTTCGTATGTAGCCACGTATCTGTTGAGCGGGCCAATCGATTCGTTAAGTAGTCGTTTTGTCGATTGTTTTTACCGACGAGAATTTCAATGCCGTCTGAGGAAATATATTTTTCTAAAGTAGGTTTTGCTGGTTTTTTTCGGCGGGACTGTTTTCTTCCGCGTGAGCGTAAGTAACCGCCCTCCATCAATTCCTCCCGAATTTCCTCAATATCATCCAGAGACGCATTCTCTAATTGTTGAGCAATACTGTCAAAGTATTCAATTTCTTGTTCAGCTAAGTTCATTTGGTGTTCAACCGCTTGAATACTATTTTTTGCCTTATTGTAACGTTTGAAGTAAGCTTGCGCATTTTCAGCTGGCGTTTGTAACGAGTCCAGCGGAATCGTAAGTGGAGGAGTATCCTCTTCATAATAATTGATGACGTTTGCTGTTTTGTCGCCTGGCTTCAACTCATGCATATGGGCGGTTAGCAGCTCTCCGTATAGTCGGTAGCGATCCGCTTCATCCGCCTGCTTCCTCGTATCTTCTAATTTCACCATCTTTTTCCGATTTTTATCTAATTCATTACTTACAAAACGGAATAAATCCGCGGCTTTTTGGCGAACGGAATCCCGTTCAGCTCGACCAGCGAAAAAGGCTTCTAAACATTCCGAGATGGATTCGAATGATTGAATGTCACTTTCTCCAAGGTGTGACAGACGGGTGATGGAAAAAGAGGTTCGATTTTTTGTCAAAACAATTTCCGGGTGATATTCATGGTGTTTTGCTTGATTGATGAGCTGTTCAAATGCTTTCCAAAGCGAATCTCGACTAGAAACCCCGGCCCGATGAATAATTTCACGGGAAACGAGCGGGCTGATCCCTGAAAATCGATCAACAATTTGTCTGTCCAATCGGCCAGCGTTATAGTCAAAGGATCGGATAAAATCTTCCTTTGAACTGGTTAAAGGATTTAATTTTCCTTGTTCGGGCGGCTCGATATAAGGACGACCTGGCAGTACAACGCGATGTGAACTCATCCCAGGCGTAACATGATGGATTCCGTCAAGGATCATATTTCTTTCTACATCCAATAAAATAATATTGCTGTGCCTGCCCATGATTTCGATAATGATTTTGCGTTGTTTCCAATCCCCGAGTTCATCCCGCGCTCGCAGGTTCATGTGAATAACTCTTTCAAGGCCAGGCTGTTCGAAGCTTTCGATGATCGCTCCATCACAATGCTTGCGCAATAACATGCAAAACATCGGTGGCTCTAAAGGATTGGTGAATTCCTCCGTTGTGAGGTGGATCCGCGGAAAAGTGAGATTAGCGGAAAGAAGTAGACGTTTATTTTTTCCATTGGCTCGTATTTGCAAGACAATGTCTGTATCCGATGGCTGGTAGATCCTTGAGATCCTTCCTGATGCTAATGCAGCATGACATTCCTCTACAACAGCCCGAGTAACGAGTCCGTCAAAAGCCATAATTTCCATCCTTTCTATATATCAAAAGCTTCTATTCGTACTTTCAAAGTATAAACTAAACGAGAAAATAAATCATTTTTTGACGCTTGTCTGAATATCTTATCAAGGAAATCCTGTTGGGAGGGAGAGGAGGATATAGTAGTGGACAATAAGCAGTGGTACAACCTAAGCGCGCAAGAATGTATCGATCGGTTGCAGACGAACCCCGAAAAGGGGTTAACTTGGAAAGAGGCAGGGAAACGTATAGAGCAAGTTGGGGAAAACATATTGCAGGAAAAGAAAAAAGTTTCCTCCTGGATGATTTTGTTGAACCAGTTCAAAGATTTCATGGTGCTAGTCTTGCTTGCGGCCACCTTGATTTCTGGTTTGCTTGGTGAATACACGGATGCCATTACAATTATTGCTATTATCGTTATAAATGGGATTCTTGGTTTTATACAGGAATTTAGAGCTGAAAAATCATTGAACGCATTGAAAGAACTGACAGCTCCATCTGCCCACGTGATCCGTGATGGGAACTTGAGCCAGATTCCAGCAAAAGATGTTGCTCCAGGCGATCTCGTTTATTTTGAAGGCGGAGATCGGATCCCAGCTGATGTAAGAATTATCGCTAGCCAAGGTTTATACGTCGAAGAATCGGCATTGACTGGGGAATCTGTTCCTGTTTTAAAAGAGGAACGGGCGATCCATGATCAGAAAGTATCGCTTGGCGATCAACGGAACATGGCGTTTATGGGCACACTTGTAACGGGAGGGACCGGACAAGGTATCGTGATTGGAACAGGCATGAAAACGGAAATGGGGAAAATTGCCGATCTAATCCAGACGACAGAATCGATGCAAACTCCATTGCAACGAAGACTTGAACAATTAGGCAAGATCTTAGTCGCGGTCGCTTTAGTCCTGACAGCGATGGTTGTTGTTGCGGGTATTATGCATGATCATAATCCTTATCAAATGTTTTTAGCGGGTGTCAGTTTGGCTGTCGCGGCCATTCCAGAAGGGCTTCCCGCAATTGTGACGATTGCCTTAGCGCTTGGAGTGCAACGCATGATAAGAAAAAAGGCGATCGTGCGCAAGTTGCCATCTGTAGAAACGCTCGGATGCGCCTCGGTTGTTTGCTCGGACAAGACGGGAACGTTAACGCAAAACAAAATGACGGTGAGAGAGATTTGGTTTGAGGGAAAAAGCATTGCGGTGAGCGGCGGTGGATACGTTCCCGAAGGGGAATTCAGTTGTGACGGAAGGATAATAGAGCCGAATCGCTCGAAAGGTCTCGAGAAACTGTTTGAACTAAATGTGCTCTGTAATAATGCCCAATTGAATGAGGAGATGAGTGAGCGGAAATCGCGCTTGTCCGCTGCCAAAAAAGAATGGAAAGTTGTTGGCGATCCGACGGAAGGCGCTTTGCTCGTCGTTGCCGCTAAGGCTGGAAAAACACCCGCAACGGTGCGTGGTTGGACACGATTAAAGGAATTTCCGTTTGATTCTGAACGAAAGATGATGTCTGTTTTGGTTGAACATCAAGGAAGACGGATGGTGGCTGTCAAAGGAGCGCCGGATGTGTTGTTGTCTCGTTGCAGTCAAATCGTTTGGAATGGCAAGACAATTACGCTAACCGATGAACTCCGTCAACAAGCGCTTGATAACAATCAAAAGATGGCGGAGCAGGCATTGCGAGTGTTAGCGATTGCCTACCGTGAAGTTCCTGCGAACGACTCCATCTACGACCACAATCAGGCGGAATCCAACCTAGTATTTGTCGGCCTGTGCGGGATGATTGATCCTCCGCGAGAAGAAGCGAAAGAGGCGATTAAGCGTTGTCGGGAGGCTGGGATTAAGACGGTCATGATCACGGGGGACCATCAAACGACAGCTGAAGCGATTGCTAACCAATTAGGAATCTTGCCAAAAGACGGGTTGACAATAAATGGACAGGATCTATATAATATGTCCGACGGAGAATTCGCGAGGAAAGTAGAGGATATCTACGTTTATGCGCGAGTTTCCCCGGAGCACAAACTAAGAATCGTGCGAACGTTGCAAGCGAAGGGACATATCGTGGCGATGACAGGCGACGGTGTGAATGATGCGCCAGCGATTAAAGCCGCAAATATTGGAATTGCAATGGGAATTACAGGAACAGACGTCACGAAAGAGGCCTCTTCGATTGTTTTAGCGGATGATAACTTTAAAACGATTGGCGATGCGATTGAGGAAGGTCGGACCAT
This genomic window contains:
- a CDS encoding ABC transporter ATP-binding protein is translated as MFLSVDGVTKSFPQKGKDAYTVFENLQFEVNEGEFVSILGPSGCGKSTLLHIIGGLDAPTHGHARMNGQPITEPGPDRGFVFQEAALMPWLTVLENVMFGLKSLNKAEARQIAIDHLKLVHLSRFANAYPHELSGGMRQRVSIARALAIDPKVLLMDEPFGALDEQTRMMMHKELQDIWMKTKKTILFITHNIRESILLSDRILLMGTRPGRIIKQFDVRIARPRPANHPEFIQLEADIMQHLEGEITKVMKEELGYEYSA
- a CDS encoding Rqc2 family fibronectin-binding protein, with protein sequence MAFDGLVTRAVVEECHAALASGRISRIYQPSDTDIVLQIRANGKNKRLLLSANLTFPRIHLTTEEFTNPLEPPMFCMLLRKHCDGAIIESFEQPGLERVIHMNLRARDELGDWKQRKIIIEIMGRHSNIILLDVERNMILDGIHHVTPGMSSHRVVLPGRPYIEPPEQGKLNPLTSSKEDFIRSFDYNAGRLDRQIVDRFSGISPLVSREIIHRAGVSSRDSLWKAFEQLINQAKHHEYHPEIVLTKNRTSFSITRLSHLGESDIQSFESISECLEAFFAGRAERDSVRQKAADLFRFVSNELDKNRKKMVKLEDTRKQADEADRYRLYGELLTAHMHELKPGDKTANVINYYEEDTPPLTIPLDSLQTPAENAQAYFKRYNKAKNSIQAVEHQMNLAEQEIEYFDSIAQQLENASLDDIEEIREELMEGGYLRSRGRKQSRRKKPAKPTLEKYISSDGIEILVGKNNRQNDYLTNRLARSTDTWLHTKDLPGSHVVIRADEFSEQTLLEAATLAAYFSKARGSTQIPVDYTFVRHVRKPSGAKPGYVIYDNQKTIYVTGEATLTPERNSK
- a CDS encoding ABC transporter permease; this encodes MNTALKRFIFFGSLLVLWEVIFQLNIWPKTMFPGPVGVANALVIGFTEGTLIFATLNSLKRLFIGLLFAVILGTLIGVLLAKYKTADETLGSLVTALQTIPSIVWLPLALTWFKFSEGAIIFVVILGGMWPMIMNMRMGFKNVEPILIKAAKTMGSSGFDLFRRVMIPASIPYAITGLRLSWAFSWRALMAGELIGPGPGLGYTLMFSRDLGNMNLVVALMVVIAVIGSIIDNLVFQPTEKKVLTRWGLEKAA
- a CDS encoding ABC transporter ATP-binding protein; this translates as MSEITLSVNNLRKSIGKKEIIRGISFELMKGEVFGFLGPNGAGKTTTIRMLVGLIRPTSGQIQICGFDLKRDFVKAMGRIGCIVENPELYPYISGIENLRHFARMIPGLPRSRPEEMIELVGLQNRSDDLVKTYSLGMKQRLGIAQALLGRPSVLILDEPTNGLDPAGIREMRQFIQDLAKREGLTVLVSTHLLSEAQALCDRIAIMAKGELIHVGTADSLLAEQQKIVWRLQPIETGFAMLSEWTEAKRDGEFVVTAYEEQHVSLWNQRLVAAGVEVLEMSRKLPSLEDLFLELTEEGGTAIE
- a CDS encoding aliphatic sulfonate ABC transporter substrate-binding protein is translated as MKRWKLGLLAGVLFSGLALAGCGSDGGGQPSEDGDAETKKITMGYFPNLDHAPAIVGLKKDIFAKHLDGVEIKTEPFPDGNNFMDALNSGNLDIGYVGPGPAISRFMAGNDVVILASAANGATLIVAREGSGIEQVADLSGKSFCTPGIGCTHDVQLEKMMLDIGLTTNRIGGDVIHQKQPPATVEALFESEQMDAAALPEPWGTYLVETANASIIVEWDEVAWGETLPSVVLVSSKAFVEKNPELVKNFLKAHTEAIKFVNENRDDSITAINDTLYELTQKRLPESVLTKSWERMKFTSEVHSEALQEWADASYDLKFIQEPPKLDGLVDTTLIEEISK
- a CDS encoding ABC transporter permease — its product is MNNLVYNEMVKLLGKKRLLAVLLMIAILIPLFTYAQFKTAQTIEEKLGTTDWRASLQQQIIDAQNRLSSSRLSDEWREALQIRLAQQQYYLEHNINPSTPGAPTFIRLFLENSISLMLPLFVMVVTVDLISSEYSGGTIKLLLTRPVQRWKVLLSKVFVMILSISLILLAIVCLAYVISGLVFGYGGWNMPLLTGFVAEGADLNTSQVHLIPQWRYILMVLGLAWFVCLVVGSLSFMLSVLVKSAATGMGIMLAALISGVILRNMVSSWESAKYLFMVNLELTGYLSGSPPPIQGMTLGFSLSVLAAWGTLATFVSFWVFTQRDVY
- a CDS encoding calcium-translocating P-type ATPase, SERCA-type → MDNKQWYNLSAQECIDRLQTNPEKGLTWKEAGKRIEQVGENILQEKKKVSSWMILLNQFKDFMVLVLLAATLISGLLGEYTDAITIIAIIVINGILGFIQEFRAEKSLNALKELTAPSAHVIRDGNLSQIPAKDVAPGDLVYFEGGDRIPADVRIIASQGLYVEESALTGESVPVLKEERAIHDQKVSLGDQRNMAFMGTLVTGGTGQGIVIGTGMKTEMGKIADLIQTTESMQTPLQRRLEQLGKILVAVALVLTAMVVVAGIMHDHNPYQMFLAGVSLAVAAIPEGLPAIVTIALALGVQRMIRKKAIVRKLPSVETLGCASVVCSDKTGTLTQNKMTVREIWFEGKSIAVSGGGYVPEGEFSCDGRIIEPNRSKGLEKLFELNVLCNNAQLNEEMSERKSRLSAAKKEWKVVGDPTEGALLVVAAKAGKTPATVRGWTRLKEFPFDSERKMMSVLVEHQGRRMVAVKGAPDVLLSRCSQIVWNGKTITLTDELRQQALDNNQKMAEQALRVLAIAYREVPANDSIYDHNQAESNLVFVGLCGMIDPPREEAKEAIKRCREAGIKTVMITGDHQTTAEAIANQLGILPKDGLTINGQDLYNMSDGEFARKVEDIYVYARVSPEHKLRIVRTLQAKGHIVAMTGDGVNDAPAIKAANIGIAMGITGTDVTKEASSIVLADDNFKTIGDAIEEGRTIYDNVRKFIRYLLASNVGEILVMLLAMLMGMPLPLVPIQILWVNLVTDGLPAMALGVDQPEGDTMRRPPRPSKESIFARGLGWKIISRGALIGLCTLAAFWLTLQADPDNLRKAQTMAFSTLVMAQLIHVFDCRSEHSVFRRNPFQNMYLVVAVIVSTILLVGVIYLEPLQPIFKTVPLNSAEWITLLSLAAVPTIVFGTARLMIDAWGKQAKKI